The sequence below is a genomic window from Takifugu flavidus isolate HTHZ2018 chromosome 11, ASM371156v2, whole genome shotgun sequence.
CGCTTGTGCCCGAGTCACCGACGCTCTCTCCGCCCTCCCACTGCGAGGCCAGACTGGAGGCCTGCCCTCACAATGACAGGCCTTGTGGTCTGCTGTTATCCAGAGATtacaaatatatacagtataccaCTGGTTTGAATCACATCCTCCATCTTTGTTCATGCACGTACGTTCATCTGGACTCCTTTCACGCCCACTAGTCTAACGGAGAATACATTCGCCCGCTTTACACCTCATATTTAACAGTCAAATTAGTGTGTGGCAGCATGCAGGAACCAGTGGAAGACTTGCAAATGCCCCCGTCTCCAGTGTCACACACAACGCCGTAACAGAGAGCCACTGTTTTTCTCCTTCAGCCGTTTGCTTTGACAGACAATGACGAGAGGGTCGGAGAGTTTCTATGGCAGGTAGTGTATTTTGGACACCGCTCGTAAAAACAAATTACAAAGACAGCAAACAAACAGAGGATGAGGCTTTTCCATTGTTCCGTTTTACCTGCACACATCCCAATCTGGATGTGGGATGAAGCACTTTCAGCTGCTTCATCTACCAAACAGGGATTACAATGAACATTTTTGCACTTTTATCAACCAAAATGCACAGGTGAGCTCAGCGCTGCAGGAATCCTGGAAGAACATGAAAAATACAACTTACAGAATCCTCAATTTGGTGTAGAAACACCATTTCACAACATGGTTAGTAAAGAAGACTTTGGTGTCAGAATCTGCAGGCAAGAGTTCAACAACGGCCAGCTCAGATTAGACCTTGGAAACACCCCTCTTAGTTTCTGTATCAGATAATATTGGCGGACACAACCTAGACAACCTAGTCAAAGGTCTGCGAGCTCCCGACTTCACTTCCAACTGCTTTTgactttcatttaatttaattttgagCCGTCAATTGTTTCATCCCAAATCCACCGGGAAACATGGAGGCGAAACGCCCAAACCGCCTCATTGTTTAAATAATTAAACTGCACCATCTATGCAAATTCTCCGAGCTCGGCCTGATAAAAGCGCAGAACATACATCACCAACATCTGCACGTACTGTTTCTAATTAATCTTGTGCGTTTATCTTTTCCTgcgggcagcagcaggagcaaagCTGTTTAAGCTACAAGAGGGGAACATCAGCCGTCTGATGAAATGTTGGGAAAGCTTCTGCAGAGATGGTAGGATGCTGCAGTTTGTGGTTAGCTAAACAAATAGTCATTTCAAAGCAATGCTCTTTGTTCAAGTTGCACAAGACTCACTCTTCAAATGTTTAAGTGACAAGTGAATCCTCTGAGCTTGTTTAAAATTATTTGGGGATTATGTCTCCATGccctggaacaacactgcaccGCCCTACAATCTAAACACACAGCCACTCCACCTCCAGCACAGGCTTCCTCTGCACACCTGTGAGTTGTAATATTTTTAAGACATGTAGGAGATGAATGCCAGCAAAGATGCCACAGACACCACAGCACATGCTGACAGGGGATAGAGGTAGAGTACTCATGTTGCTACGCTCACGTGCTTGTTACCACTTCACATCGAGTGTTCTCGAACTGACCGGAAGCGACTCTTCTAAGGCAACTGCTTTTTGGATCTCTGAAGGCAGAGAGAAACCACATCGCTGCGAGGATGTAAGACTTAGGACGCAGGAGAACGAAGACTAAAAAAGCTCAAACAGACATTGGCAATGGCTTGAAGGCCTTTCAGTCAATAATAAATACACCGTTAATTTCAATCGGCCGGTTCGTACATTCAGTGAGCAGAAACTGCTGGCTGATTTAGGCTGAATCACTGCTTATTTCCCCCCTCTGTCCAGCAACTCTTGACAAGTTCAAGATAATAATTGGCTCGTAAAGTTAAGTGTGTTTGAATGGTCTGTCCACCTCTTCAGGTGAACAGCTCCAGTCCAGATACAATGCTGCCACCCAGCGGCAGCAGGTTGAAATAGATGATTTTAAACCAAACTGGGGTGTAATTTCTCTCCTGAAGACCTCCAAACACCCCAGTTCTGCATACAAGCCAACACCAAGAAGACTCTATATTGTCTGAATGCACAGTAACAAATAAAGAAAGGTATTTAACATGGTATGAAAGATTATAGTGAAATTTCATGTTTTGCAATTTAACACATTAACTGAATGTGacactttttaaataaaacaatataaatgATCTGATTATCTCTAAATTCCAAAGTAGATCCCTTAAACATATATTACATATTCAATATTAGAAAATAATTTCTTCTATTTCCGCAACACACCGATGAGTAAACTTTCCTGTTTGATATGTAGGTTTGTTtggagtttaaaaataaaaaagacagtttAGAAGAAAATGCCCCCATTGCTGCAGCGTAAGGAGAAGCCGGCGAGTCGAAGGAAGCGCCGAGGTCGATCTGTCTGACGTCTCAGGCTGATGTTGAAGAAGCCGCTAGTTCAGGTGGAGGACCTGCTTCATGAACTCATAGGTGGTGAAGGCCATGGCCTGGGAGGGCACGCAGCGGATGTAGTTGAGAGAAAGGCCTCGGTACAATCCCGCCTTGATCCCGTACTCCTTATACACGTACGTCAGGGTCTTGATCAGTGAGCTGTTTTCAAGCACAGACAAGGACAGACTTTATTTTAATGGTGTTGTGGGTTCGCATTTTTACGGGAATCGACGGGGTATCCGGAGTCCTGGGGTGTCCGGTTGGTGGAAGCAATCTCAAGAACCGCGATGGTTTCAGAAAGAATTTCCAAAACAGAAACCACAGCGCGACGCTACAGTCGATCACACCGCTGTGGCCGGCCCTCAGTATTACAATACGCCAACTTGTGAGACAAATTGAGATTCTTTTATTGTCTTTAGCAGCAATTATACCGCAACAGCAACCCTCAAAATGATAAACAGCGTCAAATGTGCAAGTCGTGGCATTATTGTGAGTCACACAGGGATGAGTAACAAGTCACAGTGGTGCTGTGGAAAATGGGAAGGAGAAACCAGGCGGATACTTACACACACTTCTCAGAGTCAGGGAGGATGGCGCCTAACTGCATTCTTCTCCGAGCCACATCTAAAGGGTATCTAAATTCATGGGAATATAATGCGGCACATGATAAATGTGGGTGCTCACGGAGAAGCCGCGGCCAACCTGCAAACAACAATCAGCCGTGTCGTCAGCTCATCATGCCAAAGCTGGTTGGTCTCCCTGACGGCGGCACTTACGATATTGTCTGGGCGATGGCACCGGCCACGCCGCCGCAGAGCAGGTTGACGTGGGGTTTTAGAATCAGGACGTCGGGATTGTCTGAAGACGGGCGACCCAGCTGCTCCGGGAAATGTTTGAGGCCAAGGCTCTTCAGCGTGCCAAAGGTGAAGAACGAGAAGCCTGGAGAGGGGAGCAGATACAGTCAGGAGATTCAGAGTTTCAGCAAAATACACCCCCAAAATGCCACTGGTCACCTGCATAAGGAGCCATTCCTATAAGTGTTGGAGTGAGCCCCCGGTAGAAGCCCAAAACACCCCCTTCCTGTAGCCCAGAGGAGAATTTATGGTTTATAAAGTAGGTAGACACTACAACTAGTCaccttttcatatttttaactGTGGACAAGCACTACCTTAAGGTAGATGGTGTGGAAGGCGTTGGCGATCCCAGTGTAGCGATGCTCTCCTGTCACCTGGAAGGCCAGCCGAGCTCTGACCACATCTAGCGGGTAGGTGCAGATGACTGCAGTCATTCCTGAAACAGGCGATTGATCACACACATGGTCTCGCTTAAATGTGGATGACtggcaaaacacagaaaagccGATCCGGAGTTTACTTTGGATTTTACGGGATTCTTCCATCTACATTCCATTTAGACAGCTGCAAGCATCAGATCTTTAACGTACCATTAAGTGAAAGCAAAGTAAGGATTCGATTAACGCAGGACATGATATCTGGTACTGACTTAAAAGGAAAGGTCTTTGATTTATGGCCCTACCTGCCATAGATCCTGCCATCAGACGATGGATGTGTCCATAGATCCCGATCTGAGTGCCTAAGagctgttaaaaaaagagaaagaaatgatcAGACGGATTAccagagaggagacaaaggTCAATGTTTCCACcaaataataaatacaataaaaaaataataaatgcacCAATATCTACCAGCCTCATGGTAaatcacacacagaagcagaaccAGTGCTACTAACAATATCGAGCGTATAGGAGCTCTTGTTTGTTTACCTTTTTGTAAATGTCAAAAGCCATGAACTGGATGGCTCCATAAGGAAATATCCTAACCATCATGGCCCCGTTGCCCTTGTACAAGCCAAGGAAGCCTTCTTTCTGCGGCACAGCTTTGAATGTGGCAAAGACGCCTGAAAataagaagacagtggcttcaAGCATGCAGAACACATCACTAAACACATGTGCCATTTCATGTCTGCGGCTGATACCCAGATGTTTGTAATGGGGGTTCTGGGCTTGAAGCAGAATCTTGATTCTGTCCAGAGGAGCAATGGTTGTTTTGGCACAACATCCCGCTACACCTGCAGAGAATAGATGCATGGAAACAACACGCAGTAGTCATTATGATAAAATAGATCACCCTTCTAGCAACTTTACTAACCCCTATTGAAGGAACCATCTGTGCGCTGCGCATTTATCTTACAGTGTTTTGTAATACAACATTTAAGGCTTTAACAGGATTTAACCAAGATGCTGACGATTAACAAAATACAATTCAGCCATATTGCTGGGACGTATGTTTTATGTGAGGTAATTATTAGCTAACAAACTATAAACTGTAACAAAGGCTATCTTCGTTTTATGGCAGTGTGCTTTTAAGCTATCCTAAAATATTGACTCTTCAGGCACCTTTGTTGCAGAAGTCGACTGCAGATAAGCTTTAGATAGCTCCCAGGCAGGAGAGCATTAGGAGATAAGGTGTTTTCCTGGACTTCTTTTCCTTGATATGATGCAACAATTATGTGATGGGACTCAAACGACCAAAACTGAAGTCAGATTTTACCTCCAGCTACAAACGACCGGAGCCAGTAGTAATCGCCCTTGCTGCTTATGGCAGGTGTGGAGACGGCAGCCTCTGATGACATCCTCCCTGCTCAGGAGTCTGCTACATTCATGTCCGTACACAATCCTGAAATGAAATTGTAAGTGCAGGTGTGGCTGAGTACAATGAATTATTGACATCATTGCAGATATTCCCTAACGTTTCTGCACAAGGTTGAGATGTACGTATGGAGAACAAGTGCAAAATATAAACAAGAGGAATTACCTAACGGACAGATTGGCAGTTTAATGAAGAGGGACCTCTGACAAGACATCCAAAGTGtaaaaagtgaataaaaacagcaaagcgGAAAGGAGGTTTGTTGAAATACAGATGGTCGTTTCGTCACCAAACTCTcaattttcctctccttgacCTGACGGCGAAAATATATCCTTACATAGTGGATCGCTGGTTTGGTCGCAACGAACAGATCGCCGGTACCTTTTCGTATTGAGAAGCCTGAAATTTGTAGTTTTGGGTATGAATGCGACGCAGTCCCGCATAACCGTGCCCTTCGCTCCTCCGGAGTGACAGTCGCATGTTGATGACGCGAGAATGGCGCACGAGCTGTCACTTCTCTGGGTAAAGGGGCGTGGTTTCATTCGCAACCTCTTATTATCAATTTATTAGAATATAACTGCACGGATGACGAAAACATCAGCATTAGCAGAGGAAAACgttgtaaataaatatttggcACTGCACCGTAGTGAAAACCAGCTTTTCCAAACTTATTTTGCATTGTGAAAAACCTTAAACTAATGAATAAAAACGGCCCATCGTGACGAAGGTTATTGATCAGATACACGTTTTTGG
It includes:
- the slc25a16 gene encoding graves disease carrier protein, which produces MSSEAAVSTPAISSKGDYYWLRSFVAGGVAGCCAKTTIAPLDRIKILLQAQNPHYKHLGVFATFKAVPQKEGFLGLYKGNGAMMVRIFPYGAIQFMAFDIYKKLLGTQIGIYGHIHRLMAGSMAGMTAVICTYPLDVVRARLAFQVTGEHRYTGIANAFHTIYLKEGGVLGFYRGLTPTLIGMAPYAGFSFFTFGTLKSLGLKHFPEQLGRPSSDNPDVLILKPHVNLLCGGVAGAIAQTISYPLDVARRRMQLGAILPDSEKCVSLIKTLTYVYKEYGIKAGLYRGLSLNYIRCVPSQAMAFTTYEFMKQVLHLN